In the Acidobacteriota bacterium genome, one interval contains:
- a CDS encoding DUF3341 domain-containing protein: MRAVCAWYDDPDTAQRAVDALAGAGLSREDLEVRSSEPFDQYAFGRDEGTWMPWLAVLGGVVGGSCGFALTSTAQNSWPIETGGMPVVTMWTNSIIGYELTMLGAILATLVTFVATTRSFRRQRVETPAVGEGQILICVTNPRGHAPDELVRRLREIGAVDVTEGVR; the protein is encoded by the coding sequence ATGAGAGCGGTGTGCGCGTGGTACGACGATCCCGACACGGCGCAGCGTGCCGTCGATGCCCTCGCAGGTGCGGGGCTCTCGCGCGAGGACCTGGAGGTGAGGTCCTCCGAGCCGTTCGACCAGTATGCGTTCGGCCGCGACGAAGGCACGTGGATGCCCTGGCTCGCGGTGCTCGGCGGTGTGGTGGGCGGCTCCTGCGGGTTCGCCCTCACGTCGACCGCCCAGAATTCCTGGCCGATCGAAACCGGCGGCATGCCCGTCGTCACCATGTGGACCAACAGCATCATCGGCTACGAGCTGACGATGCTCGGCGCCATCCTCGCCACGCTCGTCACCTTCGTGGCGACCACACGATCGTTCCGGCGGCAGAGGGTCGAGACGCCGGCCGTCGGCGAGGGCCAGATCCTGATCTGCGTGACAAATCCGCGCGGCCACGCACCAGACGAGCTGGTGCGCCGCCTGCGGGAGATCGGCGCGGTGGACGTGACGGAAGGCGTGCGCTGA